One genomic segment of Gasterosteus aculeatus chromosome 6, fGasAcu3.hap1.1, whole genome shotgun sequence includes these proteins:
- the zfp36l2 gene encoding mRNA decay activator protein ZFP36L2, giving the protein MKEGVRQHAWGNEMSATVLSAFYDMDLLYKQDKSMNMNALHINSMLDKKAVGAPVTSPGSGPFSPGFFRRNSTSNLEALNNGNKYSMGSYGSLKENTPNGGGSSSSSAATALMNKENKFRDRAYSDNGDRGVLQQKPGSQINSTRYKTELCRPFEENGSCKYGEKCQFAHGYHELRSLSRHPKYKTEPCRTFHTIGFCPYGPRCHFIHNADERRPAPATNANMQLGESRSVRDLCSYGQRDSLPPQLGYTQRDRPKLHHSLSFSGFSTHHGLESPLLDSPMSRTPPPATASSSCTSTSSFYEDVLSPNSLSCINSAFAFPGQDLKALLAPLAVHTPSGYANNHSAGAYYGNAQGSACPPSPPTYNMSHLQALRRLSESPVFEPPPSPPDSLSDRESYASGSLSSSGSLSGSESPSLDAGRRLPIFSRLSISDD; this is encoded by the exons ATGAAAGAGGGAGTGCGGCAGCACGCTTGGGGAAACGAGATGTCTGCGACCGTCTTGTCCGCGTTCTACGACATGGACTTGCTCTACAAG CAAGATAAAAGCATGAACATGAACGCCCTCCACATCAACAGCATGCTGGACAAGAAAGCCGTCGGGGCCCCGGTCACGTCTCCGGGCTCCGGCCCTTTCTCTCCGGGATTTTTCCGCAGAAACTCAACCAGCAACTTGGAGGCGCTGAACAACGGCAACAAGTACTCGATGGGCTCCTACGGCAGCCTGAAGGAGAACACGCCGaacggcggcggcagcagcagcagcagcgccgccaCGGCCCTCATGAACAAGGAGAACAAGTTCCGCGACCGCGCGTACAGCGACAACGGGGACCGGGGCGTGCTGCAGCAGAAGCCCGGCTCTCAGATCAACTCCACCCGCTACAAGACCGAGCTGTGCCGGCCCTTCGAGGAGAACGGCTCGTGCAAGTACGGGGAGAAGTGCCAGTTCGCTCACGGCTACCACGAGCTGCGGAGCTTGTCCCGCCACCCGAAGTACAAAACCGAGCCGTGCCGCACCTTCCACACCATCGGCTTCTGCCCGTACGGCCCCCGGTGTCACTTTATCCACAACGCCGACGAGCGGCGGCCCGCGCCGGCCACCAACGCCAACATGCAGCTGGGCGAGTCCCGCTCGGTCCGCGACCTGTGCAGCTACGGCCAGCGGGACTCGCTGCCGCCGCAGCTCGGCTACACCCAGAGGGACAGACCAAAGCTTCACCACAGCCTCAGCTTCTCCGGCTTCTCCACCCACCACGGGCTCGAGTCTCCCCTGCTCGACAGCCCCATGTCCCGGACCCCGCCGCCggccaccgcctcctcctcctgcacctccaccTCGAGCTTCTACGAGGACGTGCTCTCTCCCAACTCCCTGTCCTGCATCAACAGTGCCTTCGCCTTCCCCGGGCAGGACCTAAAAGCCCTGCTGGCCCCGCTGGCCGTGCACACCCCGAGCGGGTACGCCAACAACCACTCCGCCGGCGCCTACTACGGGAACGCGCAGGGCAGCGCGTGCCCGCCCTCCCCGCCGACGTACAACATGAGCCACTTGCAGGCGCTGCGCCGCCTCAGCGAGTCGCCGGTGTTCGAGCCTCCTCCCAGCCCGCCCGACTCGCTCTCCGACCGGGAGAGCTACGCGAGCGGGTCCCTCAGCTCTTCCGGGAGCCTCAGCGGCTCCGAGTCCCCGAGTCTGGACGCTGGAAGGCGGTTGCCAATCTTCAGCAGGCTGTCGATTTCAGATGACTAA